In Antennarius striatus isolate MH-2024 chromosome 20, ASM4005453v1, whole genome shotgun sequence, the genomic window AATTCTACAATGTGCTATTTGTCTTTTCAAAGAACTGTAATGAAAGTTTTGattataattcttttttttatgtttaatgaCTTGGTAACAGAGACTCTAAATGATGCGAGGGGAAGGTTAAATGTGGGTTGATGTTGACAGGATGTGGTTTCCCTACAGGCCTGTAGTTCTTCTGTGAATACTCTTGCACTAATCTCTTATTTTGCTTTCATGAaggtgtgaggaagaggagccaaCATCAGGGGCCTGATGATATTTACCTGGATGACCTGAACGCACTTGACCCAGATGTTGTTGCCCTGTACTTCCCAAAAAGGTAATTGACCGCAGGAGGTGAAAAGAAGTCATTCCCAGTTTTCAATATTCAAAGAAGCAGTGATAATAATTCATCTTCctgctgttttaaaatgttccaGTGAGTCTGAGCAGACGCCTAAACACTGGGTGGAAACTGGGAGGCGCTCTGGATCCCAGTCGCCCCAGTCCGTCGGCAGCGCGGCAGCAGACAGTGGGACGGAGTGTCTCTCCGACTCTGCTGGCGACCTCCCTGACGTCACCCTGTCGCTGTGCGGTGGTGTTGGTGAAAACTCAGAGATCTCTAAAGGTACCAACACTGAAAAACCTTCACTGGTCACTGTTATTATTCCAATTTATGGcctttattttatattccagATAGATTTATGGAGCACATCGTCACCTACAATGAGTTTGCAGAGAACCCAGCGATAATCGACAATCCTAATTTGGTGGTCAGAATTGCAAACAGGTGAGGCGTCTCTTGACTCTCTGAAATAGTTGGACGTTCATTGTACAGTAGATGTCATGATGACTTAATAAAGTCagaaaacccttttttttaGGTATTACAACTGGACGCTGGCAGCACCTTTGGTACTTAGTATGCAAGTGTTTCAAAAGAATTTACCAAAGGTATTCTCCTGCTTCTCATTCGTGatcacttttatttgttttacaccTCCATCTATGCCCTTATTTGTATTATGCGAGATTATTATGATGTAATATGTGGATAACAGGCTGCAGAGGAGGCCTGGGTGAAGGAGAAGATGCCGAAGAAGTCTGGAAGCTGGTGGTTCTGGAGGCGGAGCAGCGTGAAGCAGGTATGAAGTGACTCAGTCAGCCTTGAGGGAAAACCTTTATACTGGGAGTCAATGGGAATCCCATAATATTTGAATTAGTTTGCTTTGTAAATGAGTCAAATGCAAGCCTACTTATCCATCAATGCTTGTTCCACAATATTACATAATGTTTCTATAAACTGAACCTGTGTATTAGTTTTATAACATCCTGTTTATCTCATAGACAATGAATAACGTCTCTTCATCTCTTCAGACTTCATcagagacaaagttagagaggcAGGAGTCTCTGACCGGAGAGGGCCCCGCCCATCACCGGGCCCCGGGACCACGGTGAGAGTTCACTTCTGTctccatcgtgtgtgtgtgtgtgtgtatatatgtgtgtgttcagttctATGTGCGTTTTACATAAAAAGAATTTCCCATTGTGGGATAAATAAAggattctttttcttcctcaccAAGCAAAAGCAAAGCTTTCCCTCACTTTACACTCATTTAGATAATAAAGCACAGCCTTAAATCAACatgacagaaatatttttacacaaaaaggCTTTAATATATGCAGTCCattcataaaatgtgtttatgaatGTACTGAATATGTGTACATATGTCCATGTACGTATGGGAGAgagacatatactgtatgtacatgtatgtacatatatgtcTCTCTCATATCTGTGTATAGAGAGcgagatatagatatatatatatctgtggCTTTCAAAAGAGAACTCTGGGTTATTTATGATTGTACTTTCCATTCCCTGTAATAGACCCAACTTAAACGACAAAGAAGTCTATGTGTAAGAATGGAGCTGCTGCCATCTGGTGTCTGTTTTGGGTATTACACAATCAAAGACGACAGCACAAGccacagcacagaaaaaaaaaaagctctatcAGAAGCCAAGTTTTTAGTGTGCATTAAACAGGTTGCTTGTTGTCCTCTCTTCAAGGTGTTTTCTCTCCTACAGACACAAAACTACAGAGTGGTCCAGTGATGAGGAGACCAAAGAGCTGAATGTCGTGTCGCCGCCTCTGATAACACCTACTGAGCATGTGCAGACGGAATGCCCGGCATCAGCGCCCAGCCACTCTTACAAGAAGTCCCTCCGTCTGTCATCTGACCAAATAGTGAGACACTCAGCCCGTGTTTCTGATTATGTACCAGGAAGCAGAGGGACAAAGGTCGACCTCGGGGGACAGAGGAGAACGCTTTCTCATTCtgcgtgttttttttaaactccaaaaCACCCTAAAACCCTACCCTAAAAAAGTTTGTCTAGATTATTATTAATgcagagaaatgtgtgtgtagtaGGACTTCCAGGGAAGTATTGTGAGTTTGTTAATGCTTTACTAAACCACTGGTTTTGTGTCTCCTACAGGCCAGCCTGAAGTTAAGACAGGGCCCTAATGATGTCACCTTCAGCATAACCACTCAGTACCAGGGGACGTGTCGCTGCGAGGGCACCATCTACCTGTGGAACTGGGAcgacaaggtgatcatctccGACATCGATGGGACCATCACGAGGTAGGAGAGCGCCTACCGGTGGGAGGGAGCACCTTGTTCTCACAGAGTCACAATGTTCTAAACACATTCACTGTACTCAAAATATGAAATCAGACACATTTCTTAGCCTAATTCTCATGCTGGTCTTACAGATCGGATGTGTTCGGTCAGATTCTACCTCAGTTCGGGAAAGACTGGACTCATCAAGGGATCGCGAAGCTTTACCACTCAGTGCACGAGTAAGAAACCAAAGCTGACCTTCATTAGTTGTTGAGGCTACAGTTCCGTGAAAGGTTAATGAATATCTTTCTGCCACAGGAATGGTTACAAGTTCCTGTACTGCTCCGCCCGAGCCATCGGCATGGCCAACATGACCCGAGGATATCTGCATCGGGTGAACGACAGAGGGACCCTCCTGCCCAGAGGACCCCTCATGCTCGCCCCAAGCAGCCTTTTCTCTGCGTTCCACAGGTAAGAGATTCTCATGAAGCCTTTGTCATTCTTTCTGGAATTCATTTCAGCAATTTAAGTTAATTATAGTGGAGATCAGTGGTGAGAAGTCAAAGGTCATTCGTCCTGACACCAATTAGATTGCTTAAGCTCCGTCTTTTGTTTGCCTGGCTGGAATTCACATGTGTTTAAGCAGTGGTCACCGCATTTGCAGCGGTAGCGGAAGTCTTCATTTCCTTTACTTAAATAATGGCATTAATgccacactgtaaaaaaaatacttagtTATAAGGAAAATTCCTGAATTTTAATAATGTTATCTCCGTAAACATTTAACTTAAAGTTTAATGTTGGAAACTATGGTCCCtaaagcattgtgggaaatgtggttaTGTTCATTTTGAAGCAGCAATAGCAGGTCAGAGGTTAATACTGTAATCCTGTCTTTGGCTTATTAGAGAGATCATAGAAAAAAAGCCTGAGAAGTTCAAGATCGAATGCCTCACAGACATCCAGAATCTGTTTTCCCCCAACGCACATCCGTTCTACGCAGCGTTTGGAAACCGAGAAAACGTGAGACAACATTTCCTCACTGATCTTGATCATAACAAAATGCAAGGATCCATTTTTATTATCTCTAGTTAGATatcattaatttgaaaaatatttcctATTTCCTGTGATTAAGGACGTATTTGCTTACAAGCACGTTGGGGTTCCTGTCTACCGGATATTCACAGTCAATCCCAAAGGGGAGTTAATCCTCGAGCAAGCCAAAGGCAACAAGACATCGTGAGTATGCGACCATCGATTATGCTTTAATTCCAGTGTTCGCTGTTCACTCATTGGGGTTTGTGTCACAGGTACAGCCGGCTGAGTGAGCTAGTGGAGCACGTCTTTCCTTTACGGAGCTCGCAACACAATGCCGCCTTCAGCTGCCCGGAGTTTAGCACCTTCTGTTACTGGAGACAACCCATCGCTGAGGCCTGCTTCGAGGAGCTGCTGTAGTTCTTGTTACAGATTATAGGACCTGTCAGGTTTTGCCTCACATCACTCATTCCTACAATTTGTTCTATCGCTTAGGAGACGATTGAGGTTCcagcagtgtttgtgttttgtgcttcCTCTTTCTCATTTGagaacaatttaaataaaagcgGGTTCTGGCCGCTCTGCTTTCATCCCTTTAAAGCCTTGTTTCAAAATACATTCTAAAACTAAGATGTCTTTGATTTTGCGTAAATTAAAGTAGGTTAAGATTGTGTCTCTGCCAGTAAATTCTAATATATTCTTTCTATGAAAGTGAGTGTTCTTCAATCATCTGGTGTCAAACCAGTTTATACTGATGTGTAATAACGGATAACTTTTTCATCTGCCATCTATTAATCAGAAAAAGTGAGATAATGATGTGAAATATTAAAGTTATGAAATTTTATTGTCAGAAAATGTAGATCTACTGTACATAAACTGCAAACACAGCATATTTACAATATTATTGTGTTGATGAACTGTTAAATAGATGGTGATGTTTtcacaaaaacaatttgaattAACAGTCAAAGCTTATTTTGCACATTGACAGTTTTTGcaccagcagtgtgtgtgtgtgtgtgtgtgtaaactgaGAAGTACTGTAATAAATGTTCTTCTGTGAAACAACAACATTGTGACTGATTTCTTCACAGCCTGGAACAACTTGGATGAACTgtgaaatatcttcacaaccattgaaGATGTTTTGTGTACGAAATATcaacagtgaaagaaaaagcacgttactcgggcggcaaaggggatgaaaattaaatgatgatcttgaccttgagacaactaggtcaaggtgaaattttaacttttgtacatttttttgcacatagaCCCAGGAACCGGGtaagaaaaaaagactaaacaaaaggcattatattcagggagacTAGGGGataaaattagatcacaactttgACCTGGACAAACttcaaattttcacatttatatctttaggtacacgtctctgaaacctgattaGATATaaattaatcacaaaacaaaaagtaacatttccaggaagccagaggcacaaaaatgtgtaggtcatggtaaaattatgaattcaggggtgtcacaggatgttgctgtctctgactgccttgtttgcaaaaataaaaattgaaaccTTCAAAATCTTGATTATTTGTGAGCTTGTAAACAAACCTTTACaataagaaatataaaaaaattaccGATATGCACACACtatatattattattcatcATAGACTGCCTGTAACTTCTCTTTCTGATCGAGCTTTGTTTTAGTTGTCTGGTCTGAAAACAGGAATTTTTGGAAGGAAGTTTCTGGAATGGCCGGTAATGAGTCCTGACCTGAAGGCCGTCACAAACCTGTGGGGCGTTTCAAACTGAACAGACACGGTGCATTTTAAAATCCCAAGCGTGCTTCATTTGGGAACAACTTTCTGGTAAATTGACCTCCTCTCAGACACATAATCACTTCCAGCCACTGAAAGCGTGATGTTTCATTGGTTGAGCTTCATTCTGATGACGAAAAGGTGTCTTTAGAGGGGCGGGGCTACCGTTTTGATTGGATGGGGTAAAGAAGCACGGCGCTGAAAGACGACAGGAtgtcagaggaagaagaggctgcGAGTTTTCCAGCGGTCATGATCAGTCCGGCTCGATCTCCCCTCCTCAGAGATAGGACTAAGCTCAGAGAGgcggagctgctgcagctgcattgaTCATGTGACCGCGCCGCTGTTGCCCCCGACAACAGGCCTGTGGTGTCCAGCTTTTGGATGCTACGATTGGAGACGGACAGGACCGCCTCCACCCTCTCGCCTGGCTGGGCCGTGAGCACAGCGGTCACGAGGTAGCGGCCGTCCGTAGGAGCCGTGAAGATGCCTGAGTGCAaagatgaccaaaaaaaaatagaatattgGAGAAAATATTTGAAGATTTAAGGACGTGAGaaatcagaaacagaaaaatcagaaaaattacTTGGAAAGTTTTGGAAAATCCTGgaaatccacaaaaaaattaaatttttgctTCGCTGATAGAGTCAACATGTCAGCTGATGCGAATGAAATCAAAGCAGAGCAACTAGAAATCCCACCTGTGTCCGCGTCATAGTGTCCTCCATCGTTGACCAGCACCTTATCGAATCGGATAATCCCGACCCCCCCGCGGAACAGAGGAACAGTCAGACCAGCTGAGAATGACACCTTCTCACCTGATCAGGGGAGAAATAAACGTCACACCGTAGCAAGAATCACATCAATAATAAAGGCGGGGAAACAAAGTCTGACCTGAGGGTGGGGCAGAATCGGGTGGTGATGGTCCATGGAGCAGGGTCACGtctgaaggaaaagaaatggtgCGTCACCCACTCGTGAAAAAGTCACTTGGGATGCAGGATAAGAAAAAGTATTTACCTGAGACAGGTGGGGGGCTGGGCTTCTGGGAGTTGGTGACTTTTGCTTGGGGGGACGCTGAAGAGGATGATGTTATTTTACTACAAGGTTTTAGGGATACTTcctacattcacacacaggtgTCTCACCTGGAGCTCCAGCAAAGCCCTGGATGGTCATCATGCTGCCGTCAGTCCCCTTGGGCAGCTTAGATGGGATCATCTTGCTGGGGGGTCCGGCCTCTCCGGTCTCCATCACGGGTGGCGGCCGCTGGAGTGGGGCGTCCAGAGGCCCCGCCAGCTCCGGCAGGCCTTTGCTCGCACCCTGGGGGAGGTCGGTGTCCTCCCCAGCAACCTGAACACCTGAAAAAGGAGAGATAAGTAAATGagatgggggttggggggtcaGATGTGGAGGGGTTTCAGCGTCTCGTAGCAAGTTTCAACGCTGCGGCCAGGAAGAAAACGCTCGCCCCAACGGTCCTGCTGTTAGATGTGGTCTCAAATTTCCACCCTCTGGCTTTAATTCTGCCTACAACAAACACACGATTGTGTTTctgttgatggggggggggggggggggcttgactTCACTCTCATTAACAGAGTGATTATGTGAGTCTGTCATTAAGGAGGCagggacagaaaatgaaagaccGCCGGCCCCATCGCCACTCAAACGGCGAAACGTTCCTGAGAACCGCAGCTGAGATGAAACACGAGGTTTATCAACTAATCCCCCCTCCTGGCTGGGGCGGGAAGGAagggagttgggggggggggcatgttgtCACCGTTACCCTGGGGTTTATAATGGGAAGCAACATAAAAGGAATACCAGCAAGACGCAGCCTCATGCTCAGTCAGTATGTAtttagctgggggggggggttaaagggTCATTTAGAAACTGCAGAGCCGTCTGCCTGTTAAACAGCAGCACAGGGGGTAACGTCTGTTACCCCCACATGTGTTGCACCGGTCTGTCAGTCCTCCAGACAGAAATCTGAAGCAATCCCGAGTTCCAGCCAGGATGAAAGCAGCAAACACGAAACCCGCTGAACGCCACCAGTTTACATCCGTACACAGAAAGAAGCCTTGGAAACTCTTATTTTATAGTTACTCTCCAATCGCTGGAGGCTTTTCTAGTCTGGAGGACTTCTTTTGGCAGGTCCCATCTTGTTTCTGGTTCAGGGGGGTTATCATGTTTGACTGCTAACCAGCGCGggtgagtccactggaggaaagtgtgttttctTATCTCCAAACATCCCCATAATAGATCCTTTTGATTCCGTTTTAAGTTATTTCAGGTCAAGACGTCAAATACAAAGAGAAGGATGCGCTTTAACTCCTCCCTGGACTTCGGAGCCACACTGGTCTCATTATTGGTTTGGTAGTTATAAAAGAGCGTTTCATCAGCGgtggttttcttcaggatcgagatcaatatttttttttaaacacgcACAAATGGTGTCTTGTTATAAAATGACACCGATCTTTGTTTCCGAGGTCAAGAATTGAATTTCACACTGAGTGTCTTCTTAACTTCGCCCAGCTGTGACACCCCTTTGCTGGAAATAAGTGCCTGATTCTTAAACAGAGAAGTAGACTTTCAAACACACCGTGTGATGCTGATGCATTTCTTTAACGCTGCCATGACAAGCCATAACAAACCAAAGCGAGAGAATCGCGATCTGCAAGCAGCCAGCACAGCtaatcatttcaaaaaatgACAAATCGGATCTCTCCATCCTTTTCCTGACCCTTTTGTGAAAGGTTAACAGCCGGTATGACATCATGGTAAACAGATTGACAAATGGCCCTTTGGAACGGAGGTGCGGCTTTGAGTGCTCGCACTGTTTATTTCAACAGAAATGGAAGTCAGCCGTGGGaattttaagaagaaaaaaaaagagagaaaaatacaaatgcagCTGAAGAGACAGGAGTAAAAGGAGTGGAGAGGGTGTGACGAAAAGAACCAGAGACGCCTGAGAGTGCATCGCTGATAAGCGTCGAGGATATCTCTCTGTAATGGACTCCTCCAAGCAGCGTTTTCCAGTGTCCTCTGATAAGCAGGCAGAATAGGATGAGGCAGCTGATAACACTGCAATAAATAGGTTTGCACCAAGTGAGTGGTGAAAACAGCTTCTGGGCATGTTTGGAAATCCCCATTAATGAAACTTTCCAGTAACAGAATGATGACTTACTGTAAATGTCATTAAATGCCACCCTGTGACACAAGTCATGAGGTGTGGCGACAACATGTCCGAGTCACGATTTGGCCAAAAATGAGAAACCATGACATTTCGGAGCTACACAGATGACTCATAAAGTGGTAAAAACAAACCCATCCTGATGGACGGAACTGGACCCACAACAAGAACATGTTCTATTTTATTCCAGCTCTTCTCCTTCAAGGACATTCTAGATTGGATTATTTGCTGCATCACCTGCTCAATAAACCAGCGACTGAAAACTAGCCGATCCCGTAGGACGAGCCTCCCCTCGTAAACATTTTGGGTGTGCTTCCAGTTCACATTTATAACTGTGAGAGTCTAAGAAGTCCAGCTCGGTCTCATGGGTACCATTACTGAGCTTACTCATGTGGGAGGAATGCAACATACAGCATGCACTGAGATGAAAATCAACATTCATATAGGCTTGACTTGCAACAAAGTCCTGCGTTTAATAATGAACAGGTTCAAATCCCCTTGTTAAACTTCGTTGTTGAGTTTCACACCTAAAGTGTAACATGTGGAGGGTTTATAGTCGAGCCCTAACATAAATGCAAACGTGGATGCACAAAAGAAGCCAAGTGAGCAAAGTTTCTTTGTGCCAAGGCATTGCTCAACACAAGTGGGGTCTATTAAACCAAGCATGTGTCTTCAATAAACCTTGCCTCCTTTAACTGGATCGTGgttaaatgaaaaatttgaCTTCCTCTTgctcacacactcaaacacactccaGCGTTGCAGCTTCTCCAATTACCCCATGATGCACAAATTGGTTCCAGTCCAAGAAATGATCTAAACGTTTTGGAAAATATTACAGCTATTGATTGTCTTGGGCTACTACTGCTGAATCTTTACCGGATAATGAAAGAGATCATTTTATTTGGCAGATGTTCACTCCACCTCGCA contains:
- the LOC137614125 gene encoding phosphatidate phosphatase LPIN2-like isoform X1 encodes the protein MNYVGQLAGQVLVTVKELYKGINQATLSGCIDVIVVQQPDGTFQCSPFHVRFGKLGVLRSREKVIDIEINGDPVELHMKLGDNGEAFFVQETEQENEIVPAHLVTSPIPTEEALLRCREPGCGGPATENAQPLSPEDLASGNLQTCYNSSGKKRRRRRRKHKSEPRKGEQTTPAGGELEQCDLSSDEEHGMHNGRATSFSVIKDNLDHRRHSPLTALEWDSYPFSDGDWSPCTIGDMSDPMTVKSDSELMLKPTESAIRAESHMQWTWGKLPESTRVSKKDKSEPLTLTITPSEKTHFRVISSTEPTEEESRTQDPICNIIKPEPRTVRVNPCSHKPQPPAASPHDVNVTKHKPDPSNPTSRCFTSEQFPTDADPRTKTVRKTRWTSSPPGHRSSGFASSGSGNMAEDSGVVCPETRVTSKPTDSPVKSRSVRKRSQHQGPDDIYLDDLNALDPDVVALYFPKSESEQTPKHWVETGRRSGSQSPQSVGSAAADSGTECLSDSAGDLPDVTLSLCGGVGENSEISKDRFMEHIVTYNEFAENPAIIDNPNLVVRIANRYYNWTLAAPLVLSMQVFQKNLPKAAEEAWVKEKMPKKSGSWWFWRRSSVKQTSSETKLERQESLTGEGPAHHRAPGPRCFLSYRHKTTEWSSDEETKELNVVSPPLITPTEHVQTECPASAPSHSYKKSLRLSSDQIASLKLRQGPNDVTFSITTQYQGTCRCEGTIYLWNWDDKVIISDIDGTITRSDVFGQILPQFGKDWTHQGIAKLYHSVHENGYKFLYCSARAIGMANMTRGYLHRVNDRGTLLPRGPLMLAPSSLFSAFHREIIEKKPEKFKIECLTDIQNLFSPNAHPFYAAFGNRENDVFAYKHVGVPVYRIFTVNPKGELILEQAKGNKTSYSRLSELVEHVFPLRSSQHNAAFSCPEFSTFCYWRQPIAEACFEELL
- the LOC137614125 gene encoding phosphatidate phosphatase LPIN2-like isoform X2, with protein sequence MNYVGQLAGQVLVTVKELYKGINQATLSGCIDVIVVQQPDGTFQCSPFHVRFGKLGVLRSREKVIDIEINGDPVELHMKLGDNGEAFFVQETEQENEIVPAHLVTSPIPTEEALLRCREPGCGGPATENAQPLSPEDLASGNLQTCYNSSGKKRRRRRRKHKSEPRKGEQTTPAGGELEQCDLSSDEEHGMHNGRATSFSVIKDNLDHRRHSPLTALEWDSYPFSDGDWSPCTIGDMSDPMTVKSDSELMLKPTESAIRAESHMQWTWGKLPESTRVSKKDKSEPLTLTITPSEKTHFRVISSTEPTEEESRTQDPICNIIKPEPRTVRVNPCSHKPQPPAASPHDVNVTKHKPDPSNPTSRCFTSEQFPTDADPRTKTVRKTRWTSSPPGHRSSGFASSGSGNMAEDSGVVCPETRVTSKPTDSPVKSRSVRKRSQHQGPDDIYLDDLNALDPDVVALYFPKSESEQTPKHWVETGRRSGSQSPQSVGSAAADSGTECLSDSAGDLPDVTLSLCGGVGENSEISKDRFMEHIVTYNEFAENPAIIDNPNLVVRIANRYYNWTLAAPLVLSMQVFQKNLPKAAEEAWVKEKMPKKSGSWWFWRRSSVKQTSSETKLERQESLTGEGPAHHRAPGPRHKTTEWSSDEETKELNVVSPPLITPTEHVQTECPASAPSHSYKKSLRLSSDQIASLKLRQGPNDVTFSITTQYQGTCRCEGTIYLWNWDDKVIISDIDGTITRSDVFGQILPQFGKDWTHQGIAKLYHSVHENGYKFLYCSARAIGMANMTRGYLHRVNDRGTLLPRGPLMLAPSSLFSAFHREIIEKKPEKFKIECLTDIQNLFSPNAHPFYAAFGNRENDVFAYKHVGVPVYRIFTVNPKGELILEQAKGNKTSYSRLSELVEHVFPLRSSQHNAAFSCPEFSTFCYWRQPIAEACFEELL